From a single Nostoc edaphicum CCNP1411 genomic region:
- a CDS encoding ABC transporter ATP-binding protein, translated as MSHILVENLRKTFFVSERSSGLFGSIRGLVQRKTKEVYALKGVSFSLERGELVGYIGPNGAGKSTTIKILSGILVPSSGKCLIGGRTPWKDRIKHVNRIGVVFGQRTQLWWDLPVIESFDLLRDIYRVPQSEYRQTREEMIDLLGLASFLSTPVRQLSLGQRMRCDFAAAMLHRPEILFLDEPTIGLDAVSKLAVRKFIKALNKTHQVTTILTTHDMDDIEALCDRIIIIGGGEILCDGTLAALRSQVSSRRYLRIDLANDDFFFEQEGVSIISKEGRTVTIAFDPTKLSAASLISQVTSQHEVEDLFVENPPIEEIVAELYAISAGIIP; from the coding sequence ATGTCTCACATTCTGGTCGAAAATCTCAGGAAGACTTTCTTTGTGTCTGAACGTTCCTCTGGGCTTTTCGGTTCAATACGAGGGCTTGTGCAGCGAAAAACTAAAGAAGTTTATGCCCTCAAAGGAGTTTCGTTTTCCCTGGAACGGGGAGAACTTGTAGGATACATTGGCCCAAATGGGGCTGGTAAATCGACCACTATTAAAATTTTAAGCGGTATTCTCGTACCTTCTAGTGGAAAATGCCTAATTGGCGGACGAACTCCTTGGAAAGATCGAATTAAGCACGTTAATCGTATCGGTGTAGTGTTTGGTCAAAGAACACAACTCTGGTGGGATTTACCAGTAATTGAGTCTTTCGATTTGCTGCGAGATATTTATCGCGTTCCCCAATCAGAATATCGCCAGACACGCGAAGAAATGATTGATTTACTTGGTCTAGCCAGCTTTCTCTCGACTCCGGTGAGACAGTTAAGCCTTGGTCAAAGGATGCGATGTGACTTTGCAGCCGCAATGCTTCACAGACCGGAAATTCTTTTTCTTGATGAACCCACCATCGGACTTGATGCAGTTTCCAAGCTTGCAGTCAGAAAATTTATCAAAGCGCTGAATAAAACTCATCAAGTAACCACCATCCTGACTACCCATGATATGGATGATATCGAGGCATTGTGCGATCGCATCATTATTATTGGTGGAGGTGAAATCCTTTGTGATGGAACTCTAGCAGCACTGCGTTCTCAAGTTTCTTCGCGTCGGTACTTAAGAATCGACCTAGCAAACGATGATTTCTTTTTTGAGCAAGAAGGAGTCAGTATTATCTCTAAAGAAGGTCGCACTGTAACTATAGCCTTCGATCCCACAAAGCTTTCTGCTGCGTCTTTAATTAGCCAAGTTACCTCGCAACACGAAGTAGAGGATCTTTTTGTGGAAAATCCACCCATTGAGGAAATAGTTGCTGAACTTTATGCAATTTCAGCCGGAATTATCCCATGA
- a CDS encoding ABC transporter permease, whose amino-acid sequence MKAYWSLFVARFTLLLQYRAAALAGVVTQLFWGFVKVMVLQAFFTHATSAQPMTFQEAVGYVWLGQAFLMAIVPWGGDRDIQELIRTGAVGYDLLRPTDLYNFWFTRALAFRTTPLILRAIPLLCVTILIFPLLGLDEWSLSFPPSVASFVAFLLSFFGAILLSSALTMLLTVSMMWTISGEGINSVLPTLIIIFSGMIVPLPLFPEWSKPFLNALPFSGLIDKPFRLFTGNLQPNALFNVLLYQAFWIVVIIILGRVLVKYGIRKLVIQGG is encoded by the coding sequence ATGAAAGCATATTGGTCACTATTTGTTGCTAGATTTACACTGCTGCTGCAATACCGTGCTGCTGCTTTGGCCGGTGTTGTAACTCAGCTTTTCTGGGGGTTCGTGAAAGTAATGGTTTTACAGGCATTCTTTACTCATGCAACCTCTGCTCAACCGATGACTTTTCAGGAGGCTGTAGGATATGTGTGGCTGGGACAGGCATTTCTAATGGCGATTGTCCCTTGGGGAGGTGATAGAGATATTCAAGAACTCATCCGAACTGGTGCTGTAGGATACGATCTTCTCCGACCTACAGACCTTTATAATTTTTGGTTTACTCGCGCTTTGGCGTTTCGCACAACGCCCCTGATACTTCGTGCTATTCCGCTTCTTTGTGTGACAATTTTGATTTTTCCCCTTTTGGGGCTTGATGAATGGTCGCTTTCTTTTCCACCATCCGTTGCTTCTTTTGTTGCCTTTCTTCTCTCTTTTTTTGGCGCAATTTTACTTTCGTCTGCATTGACTATGCTTCTTACTGTATCAATGATGTGGACAATTTCTGGCGAGGGAATTAATAGTGTTCTACCCACTCTGATTATTATATTCTCTGGAATGATTGTTCCTTTGCCACTTTTTCCTGAGTGGAGCAAGCCTTTTTTGAATGCACTTCCTTTCTCAGGACTAATCGACAAACCTTTTCGTCTTTTTACTGGCAATCTTCAACCAAACGCCCTGTTTAATGTTTTGCTATATCAAGCTTTCTGGATAGTTGTCATTATTATCCTTGGGCGAGTCCTTGTGAAATATGGCATCAGAAAGCTTGTAATTCAGGGGGGATGA